One Phocaeicola dorei genomic region harbors:
- a CDS encoding efflux transporter outer membrane subunit yields the protein MMKHTLLYIAVSGMTLLTSCQLGKHYTRPDLHLPQQLDTLRQQDTLSIADMQWWEIYTDTTLQSLIEKTLDNNKDMKIAAARVKELAAMKRIDFANLFPQLNGGAYAQKEGSNYGGNNYKNDPELGGKLTVTWELDLWGNLRWAKDKSIAQFLGSIEAQRALKMSIVSEVAQAYFELVALDNELNIVRQTLYARKEGVRLAKLRFEGGLTSETSYQQAQVEYARTATLVPELERKISLKENDIAFLAGEYPHRIQRSILPEEVKLPETLPVGLPSTLLERRPDVREAEQKLIAANASVGIAYTNMFPRLSLTAQYGVESEEFSDFFKSPIHYISGNLLTPLFAMGKYRATLQAKKAAYEQECYSYEKSVLTAFKEARNAIVDFNKIKDIYESRLQLERSSKATMELAQLQYINGVIGYLDVLDAQRSYFDAQIGLSNAIRDKQITLVKLYKALGGGW from the coding sequence ATGATGAAACATACATTATTATATATAGCCGTATCAGGAATGACTTTGCTGACTTCTTGCCAATTAGGTAAGCACTACACACGTCCCGACTTGCATCTGCCCCAACAATTAGATACGCTACGACAACAGGATACATTATCTATTGCCGATATGCAGTGGTGGGAAATCTATACGGACACAACCTTGCAAAGCTTGATAGAAAAAACGTTGGATAACAACAAAGACATGAAAATTGCTGCGGCACGTGTAAAAGAACTTGCCGCAATGAAGCGCATAGACTTTGCCAACCTTTTCCCCCAACTGAACGGAGGCGCTTATGCTCAAAAAGAAGGAAGTAATTATGGTGGTAACAACTATAAAAATGACCCCGAACTGGGTGGTAAACTTACCGTAACTTGGGAATTAGACCTATGGGGTAACCTGCGTTGGGCAAAAGACAAAAGCATAGCACAATTCCTGGGAAGCATCGAGGCGCAACGTGCCTTGAAAATGAGTATTGTGTCCGAAGTGGCACAAGCCTATTTTGAATTGGTCGCATTAGACAATGAGCTGAACATTGTTCGTCAAACACTCTATGCCCGTAAAGAAGGAGTACGCTTGGCAAAACTTCGTTTTGAAGGAGGACTAACTTCAGAAACTTCTTATCAACAGGCACAAGTGGAGTATGCACGTACCGCAACTTTAGTTCCTGAACTAGAAAGGAAAATTTCATTGAAAGAAAATGATATTGCATTTTTAGCAGGCGAATACCCGCACCGCATACAGCGTTCCATTCTACCCGAAGAAGTAAAACTACCTGAAACATTACCAGTAGGTCTACCCTCCACTCTGCTGGAACGTCGTCCCGATGTACGTGAAGCAGAACAGAAATTAATAGCAGCCAATGCCAGTGTAGGTATTGCCTATACCAATATGTTCCCACGACTTAGCCTCACAGCACAATATGGCGTAGAAAGTGAAGAATTCTCTGATTTCTTCAAATCGCCCATTCATTATATCAGTGGCAATCTTCTAACTCCTCTCTTCGCCATGGGAAAATACAGAGCAACCCTACAGGCCAAAAAGGCCGCATACGAACAGGAATGCTACAGCTATGAAAAATCAGTGCTGACTGCATTCAAAGAGGCCCGCAATGCCATTGTGGACTTCAATAAGATAAAAGATATCTACGAATCGCGCCTGCAACTGGAACGTTCCTCTAAAGCAACAATGGAACTGGCCCAATTGCAATACATCAATGGAGTAATAGGCTATCTAGATGTATTGGATGCACAACGTAGCTATTTCGACGCACAAATAGGATTAAGCAATGCAATAAGAGACAAACAGATTACATTAGTAAAATTGTATAAAGCATTAGGGGGTGGATGGTAA
- a CDS encoding ATP-binding protein — protein METFYRTHSYLVEHTNAPVRRDLMDEIDWNDRLIGIKGTRGVGKTTFLLQYAKEKFGTDHSCLFINMNNFYFSKYTLVEFAAEFVKRGGKVLLIDQVFKYPEWSHDLRACYEMFPTLKIIFTGSSVMRLKEENPELSGIVKVYYLRGFSFREYLNLQSGNCFRAYTLQEILENHEQIAKTILRNVKPLDYFQDYLHHGFYPFFLEKRNFSENLLKTMNMMIEVDILLIKQIELKYLSKIKKLLYLLAVDGPVAPNVSQLATEIQTSRATVMNYIKYLADARLINMVYPKGEEFPKKPSKLMMHNTNLMYSIYPVKVEEQDVLDTFFMNTLYKDHKLYKGDKGTSFMVDNGLHFRICAEGCKFKNNPNVYYALHKLELGHGNMIPLWLFGFLY, from the coding sequence ATGGAAACCTTTTACAGAACACACAGTTATCTGGTGGAACATACAAATGCTCCTGTTCGCCGGGACTTGATGGACGAGATAGACTGGAATGACAGACTGATCGGTATCAAGGGTACTCGTGGCGTAGGGAAAACGACTTTCCTCCTGCAATATGCAAAAGAAAAGTTCGGAACGGATCACTCATGTCTGTTCATCAACATGAATAACTTTTACTTCTCTAAATATACATTAGTGGAGTTTGCCGCAGAATTCGTAAAACGAGGAGGAAAAGTTTTGTTGATAGACCAAGTGTTTAAGTATCCCGAATGGAGCCACGACCTGCGTGCTTGCTATGAAATGTTTCCTACTCTGAAGATTATATTCACCGGATCATCCGTGATGCGACTGAAAGAAGAAAATCCAGAACTGAGCGGCATTGTCAAGGTATACTACCTGAGAGGTTTCTCATTCCGCGAATATCTGAATTTGCAAAGCGGCAATTGTTTCCGTGCCTATACCTTACAAGAAATTTTGGAGAATCACGAACAGATAGCGAAAACCATCCTGCGCAACGTGAAGCCCTTGGATTATTTTCAAGACTATCTGCATCACGGTTTCTACCCATTCTTCCTGGAAAAACGTAACTTTTCGGAGAATCTGCTAAAAACCATGAATATGATGATAGAAGTAGATATACTTCTTATCAAACAAATTGAGCTGAAATATCTTTCAAAGATAAAAAAATTACTATATTTGCTAGCTGTGGACGGACCCGTTGCTCCGAACGTCAGCCAGCTGGCCACGGAGATTCAAACTTCACGTGCCACGGTGATGAATTACATTAAGTATCTGGCAGATGCGCGTCTTATCAATATGGTTTATCCCAAGGGAGAGGAATTTCCCAAGAAACCTTCCAAACTGATGATGCACAACACCAACCTGATGTACTCCATTTATCCGGTAAAGGTCGAAGAACAGGATGTACTGGATACATTTTTCATGAATACCCTGTATAAGGACCATAAACTATATAAAGGCGATAAAGGCACTTCATTTATGGTAGACAACGGACTGCATTTCCGTATTTGCGCAGAAGGGTGCAAGTTCAAAAATAATCCAAACGTGTATTATGCCCTACACAAATTGGAATTAGGACACGGAAATATGATCCCATTATGGCTTTTCGGCTTTTTATATTAA